In Streptomyces seoulensis, the following are encoded in one genomic region:
- a CDS encoding flavin reductase family protein → MTATYGLGSRQPASPDLLRSVFRRHAAGVAVITARGEHGPVGFTATSLSSVSAEPPMISFGIGTGGSSWPAIERTDHVGVHLLAEHQSELAATFARSGADRFGASTAWREGPGGVPVLDDVLAWLVCRIVGRVPAGDHRIVLAEVLLGDPSGDGRPLLYHQGRFNALRD, encoded by the coding sequence ATGACGGCCACTTACGGCCTCGGTTCCCGGCAGCCCGCCTCTCCGGACCTGCTGCGTTCCGTCTTCCGCCGGCACGCGGCCGGTGTCGCGGTGATCACCGCGCGCGGCGAGCACGGCCCGGTCGGCTTCACCGCCACCTCGCTCAGCTCCGTCTCCGCCGAGCCCCCGATGATCTCCTTCGGCATAGGCACCGGCGGGTCGAGCTGGCCTGCCATCGAGCGCACCGACCACGTCGGCGTGCACCTGCTCGCCGAGCACCAGAGCGAGCTGGCGGCCACCTTCGCCCGCAGCGGCGCCGACCGTTTCGGGGCGTCCACCGCGTGGCGCGAGGGGCCCGGGGGCGTGCCCGTGCTGGACGACGTGCTCGCCTGGCTGGTGTGCCGGATCGTGGGCCGGGTACCGGCCGGGGACCACCGGATCGTGCTCGCCGAAGTGCTGCTCGGCGATCCCTCCGGCGACGGCCGCCCGCTGCTCTATCACCAGGGACGCTTCAACGCCCTGCGGGACTGA
- a CDS encoding TlpA family protein disulfide reductase: MAAGRRTQVRGADDVRRLTAADLGGEPGERATLVQFSSAFCAPCRATRRTLAEVARMVPGVAHVEIDAEARLELVRELGILKTPTVLVLDAGGAVVRRAQGQPRRADVIAALGEAVRGRHDG, translated from the coding sequence GTGGCGGCAGGGCGGAGGACACAGGTGCGCGGGGCGGACGACGTACGGCGGCTGACGGCGGCCGACCTCGGCGGCGAACCGGGGGAGCGGGCCACCCTCGTGCAGTTCTCCTCCGCCTTCTGCGCGCCCTGCCGGGCCACCCGGCGCACCCTCGCCGAGGTCGCCCGGATGGTGCCCGGTGTCGCCCATGTCGAGATCGACGCGGAGGCCCGGCTGGAGCTCGTCCGCGAACTCGGCATCCTGAAGACCCCCACCGTGCTCGTCCTCGACGCCGGCGGCGCGGTCGTGCGGCGGGCCCAGGGGCAGCCGCGCAGGGCCGATGTCATCGCCGCGCTGGGCGAGGCCGTGCGGGGGCGGCACGATGGCTGA